The sequence below is a genomic window from Mytilus edulis chromosome 2, xbMytEdul2.2, whole genome shotgun sequence.
AACTGTGTTTACTAGAAAAAAGTGTGTTCAACGTAAGAAAGGAACAGTTGGTCTTTTGTTGTTTTGGTTCTATTTTCTGTTAttaaatatttctgaaatattattttttataaattatttgatatgTTCTAATGAGCCTGACGTTCAATTATTGTTTATCCGGGTGGTATTTTacctcaattttgtcataaatggTCAACTtggtaccagaatctatgacaagctagacgattttaattttcaagtttCCACATACGTacgtagcaatataccaacttcgcCTGCATTTGTGAAATACTTTTTCGAGCGCATtcagtattcaagagcttgcagttgcttctcagactttataaaaaaaaagtcactaGTGTCCAGGCACAAAATGGATAAACTAGGATTATGTCAAAGAATGTCTCTTcctttttctataaataaagttAATGGAAAATATCAAAACCTTGATGGTAAATATTCCATATCTTCTTCAACAATAATActtgatggtcttgaagtatagattctaggaaCTGACGGTGTTTTTGAATTAATCTCCCTTATTTTGCGCCCGTACAAATTCAGGCTTTCTGGACTATTCGgtgttgttgtcttttgttttgtattttgagaAGGGTTGTACTGtccaatgtattatttttttgtaattttctgttatattttgttttatttatacgtCAATATTTACAATCAAAAATGCTTCttgttttcttgttattttttgtgattgttgatttggatttattttgcTATTGCGGTTGtttatgatttcttttttttctatttgtttacaAAAGATGGTATAATGTttcgttatttgtttttactgacaggCGTAGTTTGTTCGATTTGCCCTCCAGAATGGCACACACACAACAGCAATTGTTATTTATTTAGCAAAGAAGTCCTTTCATGGGATGGCGCACAGGTAAGACTAAAATAATTTTATCTGTTCATTAGGAAGCAACATTTAGTCTTACGGATAGCTATTGCTGTTTCAATTATACTAAATAATAGTACCAAACAATGTTTGTATATTATTCAAGGCCTATATAAAATGTGTAAGCAAATCCTGGTCCACATGTAGCATTATATTAAAATGCATCTCTTTCTGAACTGGATTTTAAGAAACCTCAGGAAATTGAAAACGTCAGAGATACTAAATAGTATAAggactcattcataaaaaaaaacttttgccaTCGTTATCTTTGATGAATCTCATAACTACTGGTTTACAAATCAATTTTGCAACTTTACATAGTTGAAGCTGATTTGGTAATATAAAAACTAACTAAACATAACAAAGGCAATTGAGCCTCGTATATGGTTATCTGATGTTTCAActttaagttttgtttaattaGGAGATACTGGTATTCTATTGTGTTTGATTATCTCATAATTTCTCTTTGCCTTTGAGCGATTTAGAACCGGACATCTCtgtattgttttatatgttgtgacTGCATGTTTACTTCTAGATTATTGTTTGTCTTCTAAGTTCTTGTATGGTTGTCGTATacctctttttattcatattgtttacTTGAATTTCAACTTTGAAGAGTAATTATACCTTCAGAATGATTTTACGCATATCCATTACATCACATGAGAAATACGAAGTATATGCTTTTTGAAAATAGCATTGGTAATACATTAACTCATTGAATAATGGTACACTTCGATACTATATCGGATATTGTATTTAGGATTATTGCCAAGAATTCGGAGGTTACTTGACTGAAATAACAAAGAGAGAGGAAAACAGTTTCATTGAACAAACGTCAAAACAGAACTATCACCCAAACCGTACAGCGGACGGGGAATACCTATATGGTAAACATTCTTTTACATATGTGCATGTTTTGAAATGAGAACATTGAGAACGAATATTGTCCTTACCTTGCTACCTTAATGGTTATAGTAATATAAAACtatggttgttttatttcaattaatgaAGATGATATACAAGTATAAAATTGAGGAGATGTGATATTAAGGATAAAGTTTAACTAAAGTGTATGTAAGCAATTATGGCAACcgaacggtcttcaacaataaaaataaacaaataccgtATAGTAAGCTTATTTTCTTACCTTTTGAGGTTTTAATTCGCAAAGATGCGCATgtcaaaaataaatggttttgcAGTGATGCTAAAGTCTAAATATTTCATAATCAAATaatgctttaaaaaaatgaagCACTGTGAAAATCTGAAAATATAACTATAAAATTAATTGGTCTTCCATTTAAGGATACTGGACCGGAGGCAAAGAAGACCTGACACATAGATATTGGTATTGGGGTGGTAGTGGACAAAAGTTCACGTTTACTGACTGGTCCCCTGGTGAACCAAATAATAGAGGAGAAAATTGCATGCATATAAATTCGAATGAAGGATTCAAATGGAATGACTATACGTGCACACGGCATGAGTATTTTATTTGCGAGAAGAGGTAATATTTGAGattcattctttttaatttcaattttaaacccAACGAGACAATCGGTacaagaaaattaataaatctatgaagctgttaaaaaaacaaatcaacaatGATAACAGGCCAATGAGTATGTATACTAAACgaccgtttcgtctacataaaagttatcaaaggtaccaggattataatctagtacgccagacgcgcgtttcgtctacataagattcatcagtgatgttcgaatcaaaacagttggaAGGCCTTGCAATTCAAATTCGCAGCTGAAAAGCATTACAACCCGGAAGATCGAataaaatgttttgccaaataagGATAAGGTAAACTATACCTAAGAAAGGGAAAAAAATCCTTATTTCATAAACAATAAATTTACAATCAAAGTAACACAGCAACGTCAAgattttcattttaatacaatagttatcaaaaatacAAGGATTAtactttaatacgccagacgcgcgtttcatctacataagactcatcagtgacgctctgataaaaaaagttataaagccaaaacaagtacaaagtttaagagcattgaggacccaaaatttcaaaacgttgtgccaaatatgactatggtaatctattcctggggtaagaaaatccttcaTTTTTttactactgggctgatgataccctcggggacgaaacgtcaaccagcagtggcaatTGGTCAATATATGGATTATATTACTAAGATTTCTGAAGAAGTATGAGCAAAAGAGCAGATTTACCTTGATGACTTTCGTTTGACTCAGTACAATGTGTATTCTTTAATAAtcaataatgttaaaaaaaacaacgacTATAAGgggtattaaatataaaaaatcaacacACGGTTTACAAACACAAGCACTCGAATGTCAATAAACATTCTGTTTTGAATATTGAATTTCATGTTTAATATATTTGCATAAACTTTAACAcgcatatttatttttcagtcaGTCAATTGCGGGCCAAGGTGTAGTAGGATAAATGAACACTTTTGTAAAACTTGTACTACTCGTATGTTGAAGCATTGAGATTAAAGTCATCATCAGTATATTGTATTGTCTATGTCAAGAACTTTTTGATGCATTCGCCCCCACTGTCGAAGAAAACCTATTAATATAATAATTAGTAAGGTCTAAAGGCTGGGTCTACGAGTGTacagtttgtctatttttctgAGAATTGGAACTGTCATGAAATTCAAGATCACAGaatttatatctttaaatatatacttttatccaaaaatcaaatatcttgGCTTTTATCGAAATGGTTTCAGtggaagtcatttttttttaacgaaaagaCAATAATCATTTGGTGAAAGGTCAAACGCGACAAGCTACTTCTTATCAtcttacaaaaataataaataaaaatacgaaTAACGTGAAAATAGCCATGTACGTACAAAACAGAAGAATATGGTTTTTGATCCTCTTTTCCTTCTAAATCTCTGTAATAATACcagaaataacaataaaaaatgtgACGTAACCAATAATGAGTAATACAGTAAtacactttaacatgtttaacgaaAATGATAGATGTAGACAGCTAACGAAATATTAGTATTACTTTCACTTTATGGAggtacccaacactttgactAAAACATATTTGCCGCGTTTATTTTTCCAAACATTTGTACATATATGATATTTACAGTGACTAGTTGGCAAAAAATCAGAATTTCCAGAAATTGGAACCACACAATTTTCAGGAATAACTTCTCTAAATATATAGCTGTTTGCCAAACACTGATTTTGTTCAAAGCTTGATGTCTTTTAACTTATAGTATGTGATTTTTAAACATTCGAATGCTTTTTTAATACCTAAACTCCTTTAGGAGTTTTGTATCCcctttgaaaatgaaatttgcAACTTTCTAAAAAGATTGGTTTTCAGTACAAAAGCTTATTGCgggatactactgttgcctttattaaacaaAGAGTTAACAGTTGTTGtcatctacatcatttggtctatgagctacagttgtcttattgtcaataataccatatctttttgtgatattgagagTTTTGAATTGTATATTCATTATAACAAGAAAAGTTGAGGCAACGAAACACTGAATCaaaaatgcatgatttaaaaTAACTGCTAgccaataaataaaggcaacagtagtatactgctgttaaaaattcatcaatcgatagagaaaataagaaatccgggttacaaactaaaactgagggaaacacatcaaatataagagaactacgacacaacagaaacacaacattaaaatgtaacacacactgaaacgaactataatataataatggccattttcctgacttggtacagcacattttatgaaaaatggtggattgaacctagtttgtGGCTAGCCTATCCCCCCgctttttttgtaatgttaaatataacattaaaatgacaacattacatgacaggactgcAATACAGATAACATATAGAccagaaaaacacacaaataatagctatcaacATTTGCAATGCTTAGTAGGTCTAATATATCCATCTTTTTCGCCCAGATGCTAAATACAACATTATTGTTTAGTTAAGGCTTATAATGGTTCATCATTTAACTTACTTCCAGAGCACTTGGGATCACACCTAGTTTTGTTGATGGAGTAACTGTTGCTCAGTCACATGTTTTCTATGTATTTTTCGTACTACTGTTTgtctttagtttctttttttttagcgatggtgttgtcagtttatgttcgacttacgatttgaatgtccctttgttatattttgaaacatgacaacattacatgataggactacaatacaaataaatgggagaacatataggacagagaaacacacgaataatagataacaaaagttACCATGTTTGTAAGTTAACTTAATTCAAGGTTGAGCATTGATGACTATATTTTTGTAGGTTCCGTTTGGTCATGTATGAGTACGAATACATTatttgctttttaattttagtattaatTATCCAGGTGAACCCAGAAATGAATTAGGACACAAACAATTGTTATATTCATTTTATGATTTAAATCACTATACTTTAATATAGCTGAACTGTATCATCAGTAACTATTTTAACTTCCGGCAAGTTTTTTGCACAAACATGTTTTTCCTCTCAAGTTATTAGTTTGCTTCAGTCAAACACCTCGAGCCTTAGTCGTCTATTAGGTTTTGACCTAGAATTTACTACCTTTACTACGATGTTGAATAACACAatgtttgcgcaaataatttcaTTTAGAAACTATACTCTCCTAAGTCAATTTGCATAATAATACTGTATTCGCGGTTTTTTTTACACGAAAAACGCATCAAAGATTCCATGATAGACATTATGTACATAATAAGACACGGGTTTCGTATGCAAAAATCTCATAAGTGACGTTcgaatcataatttttttaaaagccaAGTACATTTCGAAGTTGAAGAGGATTGAGGACCATTATTTATTTCCAAGATCTTTCTAACTCACAATATTCATTATTCCCAATCCAATATAAATAAACAACTAATTGGCTACCGTTTgagtatgtaatttttttttagatagtaatggatttttttttttttttttttttttttatagtaaatggTTTCATTATTATCTTAATGTTGAGGAGATTTCCAACTATTTGATATACATCCATATCACATTCATAAATTGCTATTCCATGCTGAATGTTTGTTTGAATAACTGTGCTACAttgttgaaaatattatgattattttacatAGCTTAACATCCATTAACATTGTGGTGTTGCATGAGGATGTTTTtctcattcattttttttttataaaatactattGAAATTATCAAAACCCATAAAAAGCAAACGTTTGAAAAAGAAGAATATCTAAAcattttccatattttatttGCACTAAATGTATGCTGACTGATTTAAACATCTGTTTTTACCAATCTATACTGCTGGGCACTACACGTTTCGAATACAATGCCTTTTAGATCACTTGATTCCTATTTAGGTCATTCGAGAGTGTGTCTTGCTGAAAGATTCACTTAGGgttatttctgttttctttttgatttttcgttacatttttatcttttatcgCATTATTCTTAGGTTTGCTTTGCAGCATGTGTTTTAGTATTTtacaccgttttttttttaattgattgcaTCGCAAAACGAAAATAATTAGGTCATTATTTTACTGTTTTGTGTTATTGTTCGATGTTTCTTTGTTTCCGACTGTCAGTTTCCCCCTTTCTCCCATCTGTGAATTGTTGCATTCTTTATTTCAATCCGTCCATCAATTTGTAAACAGCTATCCCCCATCTCAATTAGAAGAATACCAGATTTAGGTATTTTCAATGAATATTGTGAACAATCATCTTTACAAACTGAAGTGCAATTTCCTGAGCAAACGTGATTGCAATCTTTCTCAAATGATGTAGCACAATCAAGTTTATAATGGTAATCAGTATCATTAATCGAACAAATTCTCGTAACTTCCCCTTTTCCATGTGTTTCAAAAACGCAGTGAATAGTATATTCCCCCATGTAGGGAAGAAAACATTTCATGTAGCTCAGGTTTTGACATGGAAAAGGAAATTGGCAAAAAGCTGTAAATGTATAACAAGAATAATATCATACACGATCTTATacttaataattattttacatgGTGGCTAATTGAAGAAGGTATTTCTAAATGATTAATGCAAACAAAGGTTTATGCAGATACCTTTTTGACATGTGATTTaacgcatcatagataccaggattgaaattcagtatttgcgccagatgcgcgtttaGTCTATCAAAGATTTTTCAATGATgctcgaatttaaaaaaaaagttttaaaggaCAAATTAAAATAACGGTTGATGTCCGACTTTTAACAATTGTTTAAATAATTCTTGGACCAAATGCTTGAACTATCTAAAACatctattttgaaatttttaacattttattttgacattaatCAGTACTCATTTTTTCTTATTAGaaaatctgaaatattttattattttttattcacttTGTTTATCCCATTCTACGTTAAACATgtcttttttctgtaaatttaattaaaaaaaggaataaaaaatcCGATTGGATTCAATTATAATGATCAGTATGTACGATGAAATGGAAAATCATAATTCGTGTTATACAAATCAATGTCAATTAATAAGTCCTACTAACGATCGTTTAATGGTGATGTATTCGAACCAATCTCACACACTTCTCCACCCTGTAAA
It includes:
- the LOC139511440 gene encoding perlucin-like protein encodes the protein MWIVTLLCITLGVVCSICPPEWHTHNSNCYLFSKEVLSWDGAQDYCQEFGGYLTEITKREENSFIEQTSKQNYHPNRTADGEYLYGYWTGGKEDLTHRYWYWGGSGQKFTFTDWSPGEPNNRGENCMHINSNEGFKWNDYTCTRHEYFICEKSQSIAGQGVVG